A single genomic interval of Halobacillus halophilus DSM 2266 harbors:
- the zupT gene encoding zinc transporter ZupT, which yields MENLLLAFGLTLLAGLATGIGSVLAFFTKTTNTRFLSLALGFSAGVMIYVSMVEIFFKAQDSLVNAMGEVPGKWITVAGFFGGMVVIAVIDRLIPKAGNPHEVKKVEDMSASEPAVDQSHLLKMGTFTALAIAIHNFPEGIATFTAALNDPSLGIAIAAAIAIHNIPEGIAVSVPVYFATGDKKKAFKLSFLSGLSEPVGAILAYLVLMPFLNDVMFGVLFAGVAGIMVFISLDELLPASRRYGEAHLSIYGVVAGMAVMALSLLLFI from the coding sequence ATGGAAAATTTATTATTAGCCTTTGGTTTAACGCTGCTTGCCGGGTTAGCCACAGGGATCGGAAGCGTACTAGCGTTCTTTACAAAAACGACAAATACTAGATTTCTCTCATTGGCACTTGGATTCTCAGCAGGAGTCATGATTTATGTATCGATGGTGGAAATCTTTTTCAAGGCCCAGGATTCACTGGTAAATGCTATGGGGGAAGTACCTGGTAAGTGGATTACCGTCGCCGGTTTCTTCGGTGGAATGGTAGTCATTGCTGTTATTGATCGATTGATTCCAAAAGCAGGAAATCCGCATGAAGTGAAAAAAGTGGAAGATATGTCCGCTTCTGAGCCAGCTGTCGATCAATCTCATTTATTAAAAATGGGGACGTTCACAGCACTGGCGATTGCAATTCATAACTTTCCAGAAGGGATTGCCACTTTCACAGCGGCGCTTAACGACCCCAGCCTCGGTATCGCGATTGCAGCGGCGATCGCCATTCATAATATCCCAGAAGGAATCGCTGTTTCCGTACCGGTCTATTTTGCCACAGGGGATAAGAAAAAAGCCTTCAAGCTTTCTTTTCTTAGTGGACTGTCCGAACCGGTTGGCGCTATACTTGCGTATTTAGTCCTGATGCCATTCTTGAATGATGTAATGTTCGGAGTCTTATTCGCAGGAGTTGCCGGAATCATGGTATTTATTTCACTGGATGAACTGCTCCCAGCCTCCCGCCGTTATGGCGAAGCTCATTTATCCATCTATGGCGTGGTAGCCGGTATGGCGGTTATGGCCTTAAGTTTACTATTGTTTATCTAA